The genomic segment GCCCGCTCGGTCTTCGCGGCGCTGGCCGCGGCGGCGCTTCTCGCAATCTTCGCCGCGAGCAGCGTGCTGCAGAACATTCGCCTCCGCGAGCAGGCCGCGCAAACGAGCGGCGTGCTGGCGGTCCTCGCAGCCTCGCACTTCAACCACGTCTCGTTCGTGCGGCCAAATGCGGCGGCGCCGGTTGCGAAGCTCATCTACGCCAAGCACGGTGAGTGGCTCTATCTCATCGTCGAGGGAACGCCGGCGAACCTCACTCTCTACGGTGAAACCCCCACCGGCGAGCGTTTTCTGGGCTCGCCCCAATCGAGAGCCGGCGTCGAAACGCTCTTCATCTCGCACCCCGGCCGCTTTCTTCGCGTGGAATTGCGTCAGCCGGGCCATCCCCCCGAGCGCGCACTCCTCGCCTATTAAGGATGCGCTTTTCGGCGTGGATGCGAAACGAGTTGTTCGGCGCGCAAAAGCGCCTTGTCGAACGTCCACAACCTGCAGTTGGCAAGCCGCGCGCCGGCCAAAAGATGCACGTCGATCCAGGCGATACCTTTGCCCCAAAGCGCGTGTTCGTCTATGAAGTGCAATACGAATTCATCACGCACGGGTGCTAGTCGCGGTAACGCGGCAAGATCGGCAAGAATGTTCCCGCGATTTCGTAAGTTGCCGCATGCAAGTTCGCCGATAACGAACGGATGAGTCGCGACCAGATTCTCACGGAGCATCTCTGCAAGCGCGTCGTTGTTCGAGCGAAAATGGTCGATCCACACCGACGAATCGACCAGAATCATCGAGAAGACGTTGTGCGACGTCGTGGGACGAGCCGAGCGTCGGGCTCTGTCCCGCCCAAGAGCGCGAGGCGCTTGGCCGATTCCCGGGCGACGAGCGCCTCGAGGCCCGCATGAACGAGCGCGGTTTTCCCCTGAATGCCCGAAAGCTGCCGAGCGCGTTCGAGAAGTTCTTCTTGAATGATGAGCGTGGTCCTCATGCATATAAGTATGGGCGAAAATATACACTATAGTCAAAGGTTGACCGAAGCGGCGGCCCAAAAAGAACGTGCCAGCAACCAGCCGGTTACTCGACCCGATCGGCCTCGCACTCAGCTTCTACAGCGCCGCCGAACGTGTTTGACCTGGTAGAGAGCCTATAGTATACTAGTCGCCTATGCCCCGCGCCATTTAGGCAACAAATGGAAGGACGAGCATTTCTACCCCGGTGGTCGGCTCGTCTTTTAGCTTGCCCTCATGCACCCTCGCCGCCCCTTCGACGGGCGCGCGGGTGGCACGATGCCGCGGGTGCGTAGGTAGCGCGCTTCCTTAAAATGGTGAGAGAAATAACGCATGGCGAAAACGACGGCTCCTAAGTCCCCCGCGAAGAGCTCCGCGGGCACGAAGAGCAAGTCGAAACGCGCCGGCGCGAGCGACGGAACTTCGACGGTGCAAGCCACGACGTTTCCGATGCCGACCGGTGCTTTCACGGTTCCT from the Candidatus Baltobacteraceae bacterium genome contains:
- a CDS encoding zf-HC2 domain-containing protein, whose translation is MTEHIGDIAALYVLGALPERELHDVDAHVSTCADCARALGEAEIAVADIEDARAVPARALLAPRSPRLARSVFAALAAAALLAIFAASSVLQNIRLREQAAQTSGVLAVLAASHFNHVSFVRPNAAAPVAKLIYAKHGEWLYLIVEGTPANLTLYGETPTGERFLGSPQSRAGVETLFISHPGRFLRVELRQPGHPPERALLAY
- a CDS encoding PIN domain-containing protein — encoded protein: MILVDSSVWIDHFRSNNDALAEMLRENLVATHPFVIGELACGNLRNRGNILADLAALPRLAPVRDEFVLHFIDEHALWGKGIAWIDVHLLAGARLANCRLWTFDKALLRAEQLVSHPRRKAHP